Proteins from a single region of Gossypium arboreum isolate Shixiya-1 chromosome 1, ASM2569848v2, whole genome shotgun sequence:
- the LOC108483115 gene encoding E3 ubiquitin-protein ligase listerin isoform X1 encodes MGRQKGDGARSKARPSSSSLAASLLPSSSAAAAASVGFGGYVGSSRLDSSLSTEDSNPLLDIDSEIAQHLKRLARKDPTTKLKALASLSTLLKQKSGKEIVPIIPQWAFEYKKLLLDYNREVRRATHETMTNLVTAVGRDLAPHLKSLMGPWWFSQFDPSSEVSQAAKRSLQAAFPAQEKRLDALILCTTEIFMYLEENLKLTPQNLSDKSVALDELQEMHQQVISSSLLALATLLDVLVSVQIERPGFENLSAEQKRASKAKATAISFAEKLFSAHKYFLEFLKSQSPAVRSATYTVLKSFINHIPQAFDGGNMKTLATAILGAFQERDPACHSSMWDAILLFSKRFPDSWTTLNVQKSVFNRFWSFIRNGCFGSQQVSYPALVLFLDSIPSKAFSGDKFFLDFFHNLWAGRNPVHSPNVDRLAFFRAFKECFFWGLCNASRFCDTVDSVSHFRTTLINDILVKLLWQDYLSSVSSKDQDSDQPLSGKATEMQNIKYPISYLQELGKCIVEILSGIYSLEEDLLSLFCVVFQEACEELFQQKATTEQQTLNIEPIIKFLFLVDQHAKQNGESWPLLHLVGPMLVKCFPLVRSLDSADGARLLSISVSIFGARKVLQAIFSNNNAPFCGPTCEKDSEMKLEYFLQVYKETFVPWCLRGHNCTTSARLDLLLALLDDECFSEQWRAIITYAIDLVNSKIDSGSMDSNHLAVLGMLFDKARNEIRIRKFGEDSFHPPGSLPHHWHHELLEATAVSVAFSLPPFGTSDAQFVCSVLGGATEGNLDSFVSRKSMTLIFREVLRKLVSFILDSSFSSVKQASALFDSEENCLGLDSKNTGNVVDMARFALQIVEGSLFCLRALDEESGLVSNISAAVFIIDWEYRMSVAVEDALDDESRKKIKARMDICESAHGYLSNISNLWKSFSGDVRKGIRSILICTIRLAIFREDKLDNKNFASLCCMMMTDVLERLCQDQYEEQNLLDLLLSKGHMWPWWITPDLNSMEGLSKSDTERIYVSANGNYKFVSLIDKLIYKLGLHKVIACDDLDILPLSTKDSANTKVTSRAWVAAEVLCTWKWPEGSAATSFLPQLVSFAKSRNYSSYGSILDSIFSILLDGALIYGENCSQSLLHAWPTLGEDMEDIEEPFLRGLVSFLFTLLKENIWGPEKAMALFQLLVDKLFIGEAVNSNCLRILPSILCVLVPTLCQRSIRSSECTNKDGKPDPLNENQMQDAVKSWIHRILLFPSLVTWQTGEDMEEWFHLVFSCYPLKATGGNEIMKLNRDIDHEERVLLLNLFRKQKNESGRSIASNQLPMVQILLSKLMVICLGYCWREFDEEDWEFLFFHLRCWIESAVLVMEEVAENVNEIVTEHSSSDNADLIHKKLEESVLISDNSLINISKNSVFSFSFLCGLLELQPTEDTDNLNPSRTERWDPIKNQILESILRLFFSTGIAEAIAGSYSFEAASIISASRFYHRSFWESVASSVLKSPPHTRDEAAKSIKLWGLSKGPISSLYAILFSSRPMPSLQLAAFAVLSTEPVSKLAVFGEGIAPCSEVDSNTYQESINLDLSLEEDIHLTKELSYIIEKLPYDVLDMDLVAEQRVHLFLAWSLLLSHLSSLPSLSNPRERLVQYIQNSANPLILNCLFQHLLSDLSLMHVLKKKDGELPNIISEAATAAKCSITSGSVLFSVESLWPIDPVKMAAFAGAIYGLMLRLLPAYVWGWFSDLRDRSTSSMIESFTRTWCSPPLVANELSLIKTANFADENFSVSVSKSANEVVATYTKDETGMDLIIRLPASYPLRPVDVDCMRSLGISEVKQRKWLMSMMMFVRNQNGALAEAIRVWKRNFDKEFEGVEECPICYSVIHTVNHSLPRLACKTCKHKFHAACLYKWFSTSHKSSCPLCQSPF; translated from the exons ATGGGGAGACAGAAGGGTGATGGAGCCAGGAGCAAGGCACGCCCTTCAAGCAGCAG CCTTGCGGCTTCTCTATTGCCATCGAGTTCGGCTGCCGCTGCCGCTTCCGTTGGATTCGGAGGCTACGTCGGTAGCTCCCGCCTTGATTCCTCTCTCTCCACCGAAGATTCCAATCCTCTTTTG GATATAGATAGTGAAATCGCACAACACTTAAAAAGGCTGGCACGGAAGGATCCTACCACCAAG CTTAAAGCTCTGGCATCTCTGTCTACTCTGCTCAAGCAAAAGTCTGGAAAGGAAATAGTACCAATCATTCCACAATGG GCATTTGAATACAAGAAGCTCTTGCTGGACTATAATCGAGAAGTTCGGCGAGCTACTCATGAAACAATGACTAATCTTGTCACTGCTGTCGG GAGAGATTTGGCACCGCATTTGAAGTCCTTGATGGGACCATGGTGGTTCTCTCAATTTGATCCCAGTTCTGAAGTTTCACAAGCTGCTAAGCGTTCATTACAG GCTGCCTTCCCTGCTCAGGAAAAGAGATTAGATGCTTTAATCTTATGCACAACTGAGATTTTTATGTATTTGGAAGAAAATTTGAAGCTTACTCCACAAAATTTGTCTGATAAATCTGTTGCTTTGGATGAGCTGCAAGAGATGCACCAGCAG GTGATATCTTCTTCATTGCTGGCTTTGGCAACACTTCTTGATGTTTTGGTCTCCGTGCAAATAGAAAGACCTGGTTTTGAAAATTTATCTGCTGAGCAAAAACGTGCTTCTAAGGCTAAGGCTACTGCAATTTCTTTTGCAGAAAAGCTCTTCtctgctcataaatattttctaGAGTTTTTGAAGTCTCAAAGCCCTGCTGTTCGGTCAGCTACATACACAGTCTTAAAAAGTTTCATTAACCACATTCCTCAGGCTTTTGATGGGGGAAATATGAAAACTCTTGCTACAGCAATTCTCGGTGCTTTCCAGGAAAGAGATCCTGCTTGTCATTCTTCAATGTGGGATGCAATATTGTTATTTTCAAAGAGATTTCCTGACAGTTGGACTACCTTAAATGTTCAGAAATCTGTATTTAACCGGTTTTGGTCTTTTATAAGGAATGGATGCTTTGGATCTCAGCAAGTTTCTTATCCAGCACTGGTTCTATTCTTAGATTCTATTCCTTCTAAGGCCTTCTCAGGAGACaaattttttcttgattttttccATAACCTATGGGCTGGAAGGAATCCAGTTCATTCTCCAAATGTGGATCGACTAGCATTTTTCAGGGCATTTAAAGAGTGTTTTTTTTGGGGATTATGTAATGCTTCTAG ATTTTGTGACACTGTTGATTCTGTCTCTCATTTCCGGACCACCCTTATTAATGATATCCTTGTAAAGCTTCTATGGCAAGACTACCTATCATCTGTGAGCTCAAAAGACCAGGATAGTGATCAGCCTCTCAGTGGAAAGGCAACAGAAATGCAGAATATCAAGTATCCGATAAGTTATCTTCAGGAGTTGGGAAAATGCATTGTTGAAATTCTTTCTGGCATTTATTCACTGGAAGAGGACCTTCTCTCTTTGTTTTGTGTGGTGTTTCAAGAAGCTTGTGAGGAATTGTTTCAGCAAAAAGCAACGACAGAACAGCAAACACTGAATATTGAACCAATTATAAAATTTCTGTTCTTAGTGGATCAACATGCAAAGCAAAACGGTGAATCTTGGCCTTTGTTGCATTTAGTAGGGCCAATGTTGGTCAAGTGTTTCCCATTGGTCAGATCACTT GATTCAGCAGATGGTGCAAGGCTACTATCCATTTCGGTTTCAATATTTGGAGCCCGAAAGGTACTCCAAGCAATTTTTTCCAACAACAATGCACCTTTTTGTGGTCCTACCTGTGAAAAGGACAGTGAAATGAAGCTGGAGTATTTTCTTCAAGTTTACAAGGAAACATTTGTTCCTTGGTGTTTGCGTGGACATAATTGTACTACCAGTGCTCGACTAGATCTGTTGCTTGCATTGCTTGATGATGAGTGTTTCTCCGAGCAGTGGCGTGCTATTATTACATACGCCATTGACTTGGTAAATTCTAAGATTGACTCGGGCTCCATGGACTCAAATCACTTAGCAGTGTTGGGAATGCTTTTTGACAAAGCAAGAAATGAGATTAGGATAAGGAAATTTGGAGAAGATTCTTTTCATCCGCCGGGTTCTCTCCCACATCATTGGCATCATGAGCTTCTTGAAGCAACTGCTGTTTCTGTTGCCTTTTCCCTTCCTCCTTTTGGAACTTCTGATGCACAGTTTGTGTG TTCTGTTCTTGGGGGTGCAACCGAAGGCAATCTAGATTCATTTGTCTCTAGGAAGTCAATGACCCTGATATTCCGGGAAGTTTTGAGAAAGCTAGTTTCTTTTATTCTGGATTCATCTTTTAGTTCTGTTAAGCAGGCAAGTGCTTTGTTTGATTCTGAAGAGAATTGCCTTGGATTAGACAGCAAGAATACTGGAAATGTGGTCGATATGGCTCGTTTTGCTCTTCAAATAGTTGAGGGTAGTTTGTTTTGCTTAAGGGCACTTGATGAAGAAAGCGGCTTGGTTTCAAATATTTCAGCAGCTGTGTTTATTATTGACTGGGAGTATAGGATGAGTGTAGCAGTAGAGGATGCTCTAGATGATGAGTCAAGGAAAAAGATTAAGGCACGGATGGATATTTGTGAATCAGCACATGGTTATCTATCCAATATCAGCAATTTGTGGAAAAGCTTCAGCGGAGATGTGAGAAAAGGAATAAGGAGTATCTTGATTTGCACTATTAGACTTGCTATCTTCAGGGAAGATAAACTAGACAACAAAAATTTTGCGTCTTTGTGCTGCATGATGATGACAGATGTGCTTGAGCGTCTTTGTCAGGATCAGTATGAGGAACAAAACCTGTTGGATCTTCTTCTAAGCAAGGGTCATATGTGGCCTTGGTGGATCACACCTGACTTGAATTCCATGGAAGGACTGTCTAAATCAGATACTGAAAGAATCTATGTGAGT GCAAATGGTAACTACAAGTTTGTTTCTTTAATTGATAAACTTATTTATAAACTTGGGTTGCATAAAGTCATTGCTTGTGATGACCTGGACATTTTACCCTTATCAACCAAGGATTCAGCAAATACCAAGGTTACTTCTCGAGCTTGGGTTGCTGCTGAAGTACTGTGCACATGGAAGTGGCCAGAAGGAAGTGCTGCAACCTCTTTCTTACCTCAACTAGTCTCGTTTGCCAAGAGTAGAAATTATTCTTCCTATGGAAGCATCTTGGATTCCATTTTCAGCATTTTACTTGATGGTGCTCTCATTTATGGTGAAAACTGTTCACAGAGTTTGCttcatgcatggcccactttagGTGAAGATATGGAGGATATTGAAGAGCCCTTTTTGAGAGGTCTTGTATCTTTCCTTTTCACAttgttaaaagaaaatatttgggGTCCAGAAAAGGCTATGGCTCTGTTTCAGCTTCTAGTAGATAAACTCTTTATAGGTGAAGCAGTAAACTCAAATTGTTTGAGGATACTTCCTTCAATTTTATGTGTTCTTGTACCAACTTTATGTCAAAGAAGTATCAGGTCCAGTGAATGTACTAATAAGGATGGTAAACCTGATCCGCTCAATGAAAATCAGATGCAGGATGCTGTCAAAAGCTGGATCCATAGGATTCTACTATTTCCATCTTTGGTCACATGGCAAACTGGAGAAG ATATGGAAGAATGGTTCCACTTGGTCTTTTCATGTTACCCTTTAAAGGCTACAGGAGGTAATGAAATAATGAAACTGAATAGAGACATTGATCATGAGGAGAGAGTTCTCTTACTGAATTTATTTCGGAAGCAGAAGAATGAAAGTGGTAGATCAATTGCTTCTAATCAGTTGCCAATGGTACAAATCTTGCTGTCAAAGCTAATGGTTATTTGTCTTGGCTATTGCTGGAGAGAATTTGATGAAGAAGATTGGGAGTTTCTATTTTTCCACCTAAGATGCTGGATTGAATCAGCAGTGTTGGTGATGGAGGAAGTTGCTGAAAATGTGAACGAAATAGTCACTGAACACTCTTCTTCTGATAACGCTGATCTTATTCATAAAAAACTTGAAGAGAGTGTGTTGATTTCTGACAATTCTCTTATAAATATCAGTAAAAATTCCGTCTTCTCATTTTCTTTCCTTTGTGGGCTTTTGGAACTCCAACCAACAGAAGACACGGATAATTTGAACCCCTCAAGAACAGAAAGATGGGATCCAATCAAAAACCAGATTCTAGAAAGCATTCTCCGCTTGTTCTTTTCCACTGGCATTGCTGAGGCAATAGCTGGTTCTTATTCTTTTGAGGCTGCATCTATTATATCAGCTTCTCGATTTTATCATAGGTCTTTCTGGGAATCGGTTGCATCAAGTGTCCTCAAATCTCCTCCACATACTAGAGATGAAGCAGCCAAATCAATCAAACTCTGGGGACTAAGCAAAGGGCCTATTTCCTCTTTGTATGCCATCCTATTTTCTTCGAGGCCAATGCCATCTTTGCAGCTAGCTGCCTTTGCTGTTTTGTCAACAGAACCTGTTTCTAAGTTGGCTGTCTTTGGTGAAGGAATTGCACCTTGCTCGGAAGTTGATTCAAATACCTACCAGGAGTCTATTAATCTTGATCTTTCGCTAGAAGAGGATATCCATTTGACAAAAGAATTATCTTACATAATTGAGAAATTACCTTATGATGTTCTTGATATGGATTTAGTGGCAGAGCAGCGG GTACATCTATTCCTTGCTTGGTCTTTATTGTTATCCCATTTGTCATCATTACCTTCATTATCAAATCCAAGGGAGAGACTGGTACAATATATTCAAAATTCTGCTAATCCACTGATACTAAATTGCCTGTTCCAGCATCTGCTTTCCGACCTATCATTAATGCACGttctaaagaagaaagatggggaGCTTCCTAATATTATATCAGAAGCTGCAACTGCAGCCAAATGCTCCATCACGTCAGGGTCAGTATTGTTTTCTGTGGAATCACTTTGGCCTATTGATCCTGTGAAAATGGCTGCATTTGCTGGAGCGATATATGGCCTTATGCTTCGTTTGCTTCCTGCTTATGTGTGGGGATGGTTTAGTGATTTACGTGATCGCTCTACTTCATCAATGATTGAATCTTTTACTAGAACATGGTGCAGTCCTCCTTTGGTTGCGAACGAGCTCTCCCTG ATAAAAACAGCGAATTTTGCTGATGAGAACTTTTCAGTAAGTGTGAGCAAATCAGCAAATGAGGTTGTTGCTACCTATACAAAAGATGAGACAGGAATGGATCTCATTATTCGTCTTCCTGCGTCTTACCCATTACGGCCTGTAGATGTTGACTGTATGAGGAGCCTAGGGATAAGTGAAGTGAAGCAAAGGAAGTGGTTAATGTCTATGATGATGTTTGTTCGTAATCAG AATGGAGCTTTAGCTGAAGCCATACGAGTGTGGAAGCGTAATTTTGACAAGGAATTTGAAGGTGTTGAGGAGTGCCCTATATGTTACAGTGTTATCCACACTGTGAACCACAGCCTTCCTCGTCTTGCTTGCAAGACTTGCAAGCACAAATTTCATGCAGCGTGCCTCTACAAGTGGTTCTCAACTTCTCACAAATCTTCATGCCCCTTATGCCAGTCTCCGTTCTAA